In one window of Miscanthus floridulus cultivar M001 chromosome 12, ASM1932011v1, whole genome shotgun sequence DNA:
- the LOC136496533 gene encoding E3 ubiquitin-protein ligase WAV3-like isoform X2 has protein sequence MEAAWRKVRKAMGLRLGVHASAAGGGNVRRAPPGAGGCRRDAAVAVVAAAADESGPSTPVGALRQSKSGGRSSSSHSSKGKCAICFASMRSGHGQALFTAECSHMFHFQCISSNVKHGNYVCPVCRAKWKEIPYRSLSSTSPRGRVGGDHIRSPQQDPHLALHRQVSNRRREVRRLHTSEPVDYNDDEPLQCIEAFDNFNSGSRKTAEISSYPEFQAVSQSSCLDGFDILIHVKAPTSSSDDVTGSLVNESSMRSSRRVPIDLVTVLDVSGSMAGTKLALLKQAMGFVIQHLRPSDRLSVIAFSSTARRLFPLQRMSHHGRQKALQAISSLGAVGGTNIADALKKAMKVIEDRNYKNSVCSIILLSDGQDTYNISPNFQGTSAGCRSLVPSSILNELHMVPLHTFGFGADHDSDTLHSISEASGGTFSFIEDEGVMQDAFAQCIGGLLSVAVQEMHLSMECVDPGVQLCSIKCGSYPSKVARDGRNGSVDIAHLYADEEKDILLSVTIPKSCEQTSLLRVACAYKDPVTNETIKIQGDEVKINRPTSTVSVPVSIEVDRERNRIRAANSIESAWAAAERGALSEAVTILEDCRRAVSQSVARQNGDRLCMALDAELREIQERMANRQLYEASGRAYMLSGLSSHSWQRATARGDSTDSTTLVHSYQTPSMVQMLEHSQNFSSLPQGRRPQVQGR, from the exons ATGGAGGCCGCGTGGAGGAAGGTCAGGAAGGCGATGGGCCTCCGCCTCGGCGTGCACGCGTCCGCGGCGGGAGGTGGAAACGTCCGTCGGGCGCCGCCGGGCGCGGGCGGTTGTCGGCGGGACGCCGCGGTGGCggttgtggcggcggcggcggacgagtCGGGGCCGAGCACGCCGGTGGGTGCGCTCCGCCAGTCCAAGTCCGGGGGCAGGTCCTCCTCCTCGCACTCCTCCAAG GGGAAATGTGCAATATGCTTTGCTAGCATGAGATCTGGCCATGGACAAGCCCTTTTCACGGCAGAGTGTTCTCACATGTTCCATTTTCAGTGTATCTCGTCTAATGTAAAACATGGAAACTATGTCTGCCCAGTTTGTCGAGCGAAATGGAAAGAGATACCCTATCGCTCACTATCTTCTACTAGTCCTCGTGGAAGAGTTGGAGGTGACCATATTCGATCACCCCAACAAGATCCTCATTTGGCTCTTCACCGGCAAGTTTCAAACCGGCGGCGAGAGGTCCGTCGGTTACATACTTCTGAGCCAGTAGACTACAATGATGATGAACCTTTGCAGTGCATAGAGGCTTTTGACAATTTTAATTCTGGATCTAGGAAAACTGCTGAGATCAGCTCATACCCAGAATTCCAAGCTGTTTCACAGTCATCATGTCTAGATGGATTTGACATTCTGATCCATGTGAAGGCCCCCACTTCTAGCTCAGATGACGTCACAGGCAGTTTGGTCAATGAAAGCTCTATGAGGTCGTCAAGACGAGTTCCTATTGATCTTGTTACTGTCCTCGATGTTAGTGGCAGTATGGCAGGCACAAAATTGGCACTCCTGAAGCAAGCAATGGGCTTTGTTATTCAGCACCTTCGGCCATCTGACCGCCTTTCAGTCATTGCCTTTTCATCTACTGCTCGAAGACTGTTCCCCCTCCAACGGATGTCACATCATGGTAGGCAGAAGGCCTTGCAGGCAATCAGCTCACTTGGCGCTGTTGGTGGTACGAACATTGCTGATGCGCTAAAGAAAGCTATGAAGGTAATTGAGGACCGCAACTATAAGAATTCTGTATGCAGTATCATTCTTCTGTCAGATGGTCAAGATACCTACAACATTTCCCCAAATTTCCAAGGCACATCAGCAGGTTGTAGGTCACTTGTTCCATCTTCTATTCTaaatgaactccatatggtaccCCTGCACACTTTTGGATTTGGAGCAGACCATGATTCAGATACACTGCATTCGATTTCTGAAGCTTCTGGTGGCACCTTTTCTTTTATTGAGGATGAAGGTGTGATGCAAGATGCGTTTGCTCAATGTATTGGTGGGCTTCTTAGTGTTGCTGTTCAGGAGATGCATCTCAGTATGGAGTGCGTTGATCCTGGTGTTCAACTTTGTTCCATTAAATGTGGCAGCTATCCAAGTAAGGTAGCAAGAGATGGACGAAATGGATCTGTTGATATTGCTCACTTATATGCTGATGAGGAGAAAGACATTTTGTTGTCAGTGACCATTCCAAAATCTTGTGAACAGACTTCACTGTTAAGAGTTGCTTGTGCTTACAAAGATCCTGTGACCAATGAGACTATCAAGATTCAAGGTGACGAGGTAAAGATCAACAGGCCAACATCCACTGTATCTGTACCGGTTTCTATTGAAGTTGACCGAGAGAGGAACCGTATACGAGCTGCCAATTCTATCGAGTCTGCATGGGCTGCTGCCGAGAGGGGTGCTCTCTCTGAGGCCGTCACTATTCTTGAGGACTGCCGGAGGGCAGTATCACAGTCGGTTGCAAGACAGAATGGGGACCGTCTATGCATGGCCCTTGACGCAGAGCTAAGAGAGATTCAGGAGAGGATGGCGAACCGCCAACTTTATGAGGCTTCAGGGAGGGCATATATGCTGTCTGGATTGAGCTCTCATTCATGGCAGAGAGCAACAGCGCGCGGAGACTCTACAGATAGCACCACTCTTGTTCACTCATATCAAACGCCATCCATGGTTCAGATGCTGGAGCATTCCCAGAATTTCAGCTCTCTGCCTCAGGGCCGAAGGCCACAAGTCCAGGGAAGGTAA
- the LOC136496533 gene encoding E3 ubiquitin-protein ligase WAV3-like isoform X1 — MEAAWRKVRKAMGLRLGVHASAAGGGNVRRAPPGAGGCRRDAAVAVVAAAADESGPSTPVGALRQSKSGGRSSSSHSSKQGKCAICFASMRSGHGQALFTAECSHMFHFQCISSNVKHGNYVCPVCRAKWKEIPYRSLSSTSPRGRVGGDHIRSPQQDPHLALHRQVSNRRREVRRLHTSEPVDYNDDEPLQCIEAFDNFNSGSRKTAEISSYPEFQAVSQSSCLDGFDILIHVKAPTSSSDDVTGSLVNESSMRSSRRVPIDLVTVLDVSGSMAGTKLALLKQAMGFVIQHLRPSDRLSVIAFSSTARRLFPLQRMSHHGRQKALQAISSLGAVGGTNIADALKKAMKVIEDRNYKNSVCSIILLSDGQDTYNISPNFQGTSAGCRSLVPSSILNELHMVPLHTFGFGADHDSDTLHSISEASGGTFSFIEDEGVMQDAFAQCIGGLLSVAVQEMHLSMECVDPGVQLCSIKCGSYPSKVARDGRNGSVDIAHLYADEEKDILLSVTIPKSCEQTSLLRVACAYKDPVTNETIKIQGDEVKINRPTSTVSVPVSIEVDRERNRIRAANSIESAWAAAERGALSEAVTILEDCRRAVSQSVARQNGDRLCMALDAELREIQERMANRQLYEASGRAYMLSGLSSHSWQRATARGDSTDSTTLVHSYQTPSMVQMLEHSQNFSSLPQGRRPQVQGR, encoded by the exons ATGGAGGCCGCGTGGAGGAAGGTCAGGAAGGCGATGGGCCTCCGCCTCGGCGTGCACGCGTCCGCGGCGGGAGGTGGAAACGTCCGTCGGGCGCCGCCGGGCGCGGGCGGTTGTCGGCGGGACGCCGCGGTGGCggttgtggcggcggcggcggacgagtCGGGGCCGAGCACGCCGGTGGGTGCGCTCCGCCAGTCCAAGTCCGGGGGCAGGTCCTCCTCCTCGCACTCCTCCAAG CAGGGGAAATGTGCAATATGCTTTGCTAGCATGAGATCTGGCCATGGACAAGCCCTTTTCACGGCAGAGTGTTCTCACATGTTCCATTTTCAGTGTATCTCGTCTAATGTAAAACATGGAAACTATGTCTGCCCAGTTTGTCGAGCGAAATGGAAAGAGATACCCTATCGCTCACTATCTTCTACTAGTCCTCGTGGAAGAGTTGGAGGTGACCATATTCGATCACCCCAACAAGATCCTCATTTGGCTCTTCACCGGCAAGTTTCAAACCGGCGGCGAGAGGTCCGTCGGTTACATACTTCTGAGCCAGTAGACTACAATGATGATGAACCTTTGCAGTGCATAGAGGCTTTTGACAATTTTAATTCTGGATCTAGGAAAACTGCTGAGATCAGCTCATACCCAGAATTCCAAGCTGTTTCACAGTCATCATGTCTAGATGGATTTGACATTCTGATCCATGTGAAGGCCCCCACTTCTAGCTCAGATGACGTCACAGGCAGTTTGGTCAATGAAAGCTCTATGAGGTCGTCAAGACGAGTTCCTATTGATCTTGTTACTGTCCTCGATGTTAGTGGCAGTATGGCAGGCACAAAATTGGCACTCCTGAAGCAAGCAATGGGCTTTGTTATTCAGCACCTTCGGCCATCTGACCGCCTTTCAGTCATTGCCTTTTCATCTACTGCTCGAAGACTGTTCCCCCTCCAACGGATGTCACATCATGGTAGGCAGAAGGCCTTGCAGGCAATCAGCTCACTTGGCGCTGTTGGTGGTACGAACATTGCTGATGCGCTAAAGAAAGCTATGAAGGTAATTGAGGACCGCAACTATAAGAATTCTGTATGCAGTATCATTCTTCTGTCAGATGGTCAAGATACCTACAACATTTCCCCAAATTTCCAAGGCACATCAGCAGGTTGTAGGTCACTTGTTCCATCTTCTATTCTaaatgaactccatatggtaccCCTGCACACTTTTGGATTTGGAGCAGACCATGATTCAGATACACTGCATTCGATTTCTGAAGCTTCTGGTGGCACCTTTTCTTTTATTGAGGATGAAGGTGTGATGCAAGATGCGTTTGCTCAATGTATTGGTGGGCTTCTTAGTGTTGCTGTTCAGGAGATGCATCTCAGTATGGAGTGCGTTGATCCTGGTGTTCAACTTTGTTCCATTAAATGTGGCAGCTATCCAAGTAAGGTAGCAAGAGATGGACGAAATGGATCTGTTGATATTGCTCACTTATATGCTGATGAGGAGAAAGACATTTTGTTGTCAGTGACCATTCCAAAATCTTGTGAACAGACTTCACTGTTAAGAGTTGCTTGTGCTTACAAAGATCCTGTGACCAATGAGACTATCAAGATTCAAGGTGACGAGGTAAAGATCAACAGGCCAACATCCACTGTATCTGTACCGGTTTCTATTGAAGTTGACCGAGAGAGGAACCGTATACGAGCTGCCAATTCTATCGAGTCTGCATGGGCTGCTGCCGAGAGGGGTGCTCTCTCTGAGGCCGTCACTATTCTTGAGGACTGCCGGAGGGCAGTATCACAGTCGGTTGCAAGACAGAATGGGGACCGTCTATGCATGGCCCTTGACGCAGAGCTAAGAGAGATTCAGGAGAGGATGGCGAACCGCCAACTTTATGAGGCTTCAGGGAGGGCATATATGCTGTCTGGATTGAGCTCTCATTCATGGCAGAGAGCAACAGCGCGCGGAGACTCTACAGATAGCACCACTCTTGTTCACTCATATCAAACGCCATCCATGGTTCAGATGCTGGAGCATTCCCAGAATTTCAGCTCTCTGCCTCAGGGCCGAAGGCCACAAGTCCAGGGAAGGTAA
- the LOC136496534 gene encoding general transcription factor IIH subunit 2-like isoform X2 — translation MYGVGGGGGGFNAPSTTAGRRRNPGDEEEDEEEEGGEGRVLEAWERAYADERSWELLQEDESGLLRPIDTKTLFHAQYRRRLLLRSAAAAAARIQKGLIRYLYIVIDLSRAASEMDYRPSRMAVVAKHEIGGSPESQIKALMGKLECSGDSSLQNALELVHGYLDQVPSYGHKEILVLYSALNTFDPGDIMETITKCKKSKIRCSVIGLAAEIFICKHLCEETGGSYTVALDESHFKELLLEHAPPPPAIAEYAAANLIKMGFPQRGAEDLISICSCHKKIKSGAEGYICPRCKVNVCELPTECRTCGLTLVSSPHLARSYHHLFPVAPFDEVTPVPNRIQRGGQICFSCQQSLFNPDGQSNLHVRCPKCNQHFCLDCDIYIHESLHNCPGCESERSITS, via the exons ATGTacggcgtcggcggcggtgggggcggcTTCAACGCGCCCTCCACCACTGCCGGTCGGCGCCGCAACCCGGGCGacgaagaggaggacgaggaggaggagggcggtgaGGGCCGCGTCCTGGAGGCGTGGGAGCGCGCGTACGCGGACGAACGGTCGTGGGAGTTACTGCAGGAGGATGAGTCGGGCCTCCTCCGTCCCATCGACACCAAGACCCTCTTCCACGCGCAGTACCGCCGGCGCCTCCTACTCCggtccgccgccgctgccgctgcccgcATCCAAAAGGGGCTCATCCGCTACCTCTACATCGTCATAGACCTCTCCCGG GCGGCTTCAGAGATGGATTATCGTCCTAGTCGAATGGCTGTTGTTGCAAAACATG AAATTGGAGGGAGCCCAGAGTCACAGATTAAAGCTTTGATGGGGAAGCTTGAGTGTTCTGGTGATTCATCCCTGCAGAACGCTCTAGAACTTGTGCATGGTTATTTAGATCAAGTACCATCATATGGTCACAAGGAAATTCTAGTTTTATACTCTGCCCTGAATACATTTGATCCTGGTGATATCATGGAGACGATAACAAAATGTAAGAAGTCAAAAATTAGATGCTCTGTCATTGGCCTTGCTGCAGAGATCTTTATTTGCAAACATCTATGTGAAGAGACTGGTGGATCCTACACTGTTGCGCTGGATGAG TCTCATTTCAAAGAGTTGTTACTGGAACATGCTCCCCCACCTCCTGCGATAGCAGAATATGCTGCAGCTAATTTGATTAAGATGGGCTTTCCACAGAGGGGTGCTGAGGATCTTATCTCTATTTGCTCTTGTCACAAGAAGATAAAGTCTGGGGCTGAAGGTTACATATGTCCTAGATGCAAAGTTAATGTGTGTGAGCTTCCAACTGAATGTCGAACTTGTGGTCTTACGCTAGTTAGTTCTCCACATTTGGCAAGGTCATATCATCATCTCTTCCCAGTAGCACCGTTTGATGAGGTCACCCCTGTCCCAAATAGAATCCAAAGGGGAGGACAGATCTGTTTCAGCTGCCAGCAGAGCCTTTTTAACCCAG ATGGCCAATCTAACCTCCATGTTCGCTGCCCAAAATGCAACCAGCACTTCTGCCTTGATTGTGATATTTACATCCACGAGAGCTTGCACAATTGCCCTGGTTGTGAGAGCGAACGCAGCATCACTTCATAG
- the LOC136496534 gene encoding general transcription factor IIH subunit 2-like isoform X1 codes for MYGVGGGGGGFNAPSTTAGRRRNPGDEEEDEEEEGGEGRVLEAWERAYADERSWELLQEDESGLLRPIDTKTLFHAQYRRRLLLRSAAAAAARIQKGLIRYLYIVIDLSRAASEMDYRPSRMAVVAKHGEAFIREFFDQNPLSHVGLVTIKDGIAHRLTEIGGSPESQIKALMGKLECSGDSSLQNALELVHGYLDQVPSYGHKEILVLYSALNTFDPGDIMETITKCKKSKIRCSVIGLAAEIFICKHLCEETGGSYTVALDESHFKELLLEHAPPPPAIAEYAAANLIKMGFPQRGAEDLISICSCHKKIKSGAEGYICPRCKVNVCELPTECRTCGLTLVSSPHLARSYHHLFPVAPFDEVTPVPNRIQRGGQICFSCQQSLFNPDGQSNLHVRCPKCNQHFCLDCDIYIHESLHNCPGCESERSITS; via the exons ATGTacggcgtcggcggcggtgggggcggcTTCAACGCGCCCTCCACCACTGCCGGTCGGCGCCGCAACCCGGGCGacgaagaggaggacgaggaggaggagggcggtgaGGGCCGCGTCCTGGAGGCGTGGGAGCGCGCGTACGCGGACGAACGGTCGTGGGAGTTACTGCAGGAGGATGAGTCGGGCCTCCTCCGTCCCATCGACACCAAGACCCTCTTCCACGCGCAGTACCGCCGGCGCCTCCTACTCCggtccgccgccgctgccgctgcccgcATCCAAAAGGGGCTCATCCGCTACCTCTACATCGTCATAGACCTCTCCCGG GCGGCTTCAGAGATGGATTATCGTCCTAGTCGAATGGCTGTTGTTGCAAAACATGGTGAGGCTTTCATAAGAGAATTCTTTGACCAGAATCCGTTGAGCCATGTTGGCCTAGTGACAATTAAAGATGGTATTGCCCATCGACTTACAGAAATTGGAGGGAGCCCAGAGTCACAGATTAAAGCTTTGATGGGGAAGCTTGAGTGTTCTGGTGATTCATCCCTGCAGAACGCTCTAGAACTTGTGCATGGTTATTTAGATCAAGTACCATCATATGGTCACAAGGAAATTCTAGTTTTATACTCTGCCCTGAATACATTTGATCCTGGTGATATCATGGAGACGATAACAAAATGTAAGAAGTCAAAAATTAGATGCTCTGTCATTGGCCTTGCTGCAGAGATCTTTATTTGCAAACATCTATGTGAAGAGACTGGTGGATCCTACACTGTTGCGCTGGATGAG TCTCATTTCAAAGAGTTGTTACTGGAACATGCTCCCCCACCTCCTGCGATAGCAGAATATGCTGCAGCTAATTTGATTAAGATGGGCTTTCCACAGAGGGGTGCTGAGGATCTTATCTCTATTTGCTCTTGTCACAAGAAGATAAAGTCTGGGGCTGAAGGTTACATATGTCCTAGATGCAAAGTTAATGTGTGTGAGCTTCCAACTGAATGTCGAACTTGTGGTCTTACGCTAGTTAGTTCTCCACATTTGGCAAGGTCATATCATCATCTCTTCCCAGTAGCACCGTTTGATGAGGTCACCCCTGTCCCAAATAGAATCCAAAGGGGAGGACAGATCTGTTTCAGCTGCCAGCAGAGCCTTTTTAACCCAG ATGGCCAATCTAACCTCCATGTTCGCTGCCCAAAATGCAACCAGCACTTCTGCCTTGATTGTGATATTTACATCCACGAGAGCTTGCACAATTGCCCTGGTTGTGAGAGCGAACGCAGCATCACTTCATAG